A window from Populus trichocarpa isolate Nisqually-1 chromosome 3, P.trichocarpa_v4.1, whole genome shotgun sequence encodes these proteins:
- the LOC7497822 gene encoding ethylene-responsive transcription factor CRF1 translates to MKMDHPVKFTEHRNQTKLSAPFLSNPVQYSKPPKIVRISVTDTYATDSSSDEENEVSRVSSRKRHVTRVKKFVNEITIEPSAPPSRTADCVTSDTGLRARPSRSARKKVGVDVSQARRLPATGVVGKKFRGVRQRPWGKWAAEIRDPLRRVRLWLGTYDTAEEAAMVYDNAAIQLRGADALTNFVTPPARCSPAAATSGYISGDESNSNHNINNDNVNVSSPISVLRFSEEAESQSVGSSRETRKTGNEVREVKEDSCVSENFSDFSEHNSSIDSLFPPTTDIYEFRSSVRGIFEETTIFADGGFLKDDDFRDMDLDFGFGFGFGLSSWNVQDHFQDIGDLFWSDSLIAI, encoded by the coding sequence ATGAAAATGGATCATCCAGTCAAGTTTACTGAGCatagaaaccaaaccaaactttCAGCCCCATTTTTGTCAAACCCGGTCCAATACTCAAAACCACCAAAGATTGTACGGATATCAGTAACTGACACATACGCAACTGACTCTTCAAGTGACGAAGAAAACGAGGTTTCAAGAGTCTCTTCTCGTAAACGACATGTGACAAGAGTCAAAAAGTTTGTCAATGAAATTACGATAGAGCCATCAGCACCACCATCAAGAACCGCTGATTGTGTCACAAGCGACACCGGTTTGAGGGCCAGACCGTCGAGGAGTGCTAGGAAGAAGGTTGGCGTTGATGTGTCTCAGGCGAGACGGTTGCCGGCGACGGGGGTGGTGGGGAAGAAGTTTAGAGGGGTGAGGCAAAGGCCTTGGGGGAAATGGGCGGCCGAGATTAGAGATCCTTTGAGACGTGTACGGCTGTGGCTAGGTACTTACGATACTGCTGAAGAAGCTGCTATGGTTTATGACAATGCGGCTATTCAGTTGCGTGGAGCTGACGCGCTCACTAACTTTGTCACTCCTCCGGCGAGATGTTCACCGGCTGCAGCCACCTCCGGGTACATATCCGGTGATGAGTCAAATAGCAACCACAATATTAACAATGACAATGTTAATGTTAGCTCTCCAATTTCAGTGCTCCGGTTTAGTGAAGAAGCCGAGTCTCAAAGTGTCGGTTCAAGCAGAGAAACCCGAAAGACCGGAAATGAAGTCCGGGAAGTAAAGGAGGACTCCTGTGTATCGGAAAACTTTTCCGACTTTTCGGAGCATAATTCCTCTATCGACAGTCTATTTCCTCCAACAACCGACATTTATGAATTCCGGAGTTCAGTGAGGGGTATTTTTGAGGAAACAACAATTTTTGCTGATGGTGGGTTtttaaaagatgatgattttagGGACATGGATTTGGAtttcgggttcgggttcgggttcgggttaTCTAGCTGGAACGTTCAAGACCATTTTCAAGATATTGGTGATTTGTTCTGGTCGGATTCTCTTATAGCCATTTGA
- the LOC7497823 gene encoding 60S ribosomal protein L23: ARAEEYRRLRWAVAQVKKQLLKNSILSLHNLYIIFVKGIKGRLNRLSSACVGDMVMATVKKGKPDLRKKVMPAVIVRQRKPWRRKDSVFMYFEDNAGVIVNPKGEMKGSAITGPIGKECADLWPRIASAAKAKSFNLSVPFFWELYCR; this comes from the coding sequence GCAAGGGCGGAGGAGTATAGGAGGCTAAGGTGGGCTGTAGCCCaggttaaaaaacaattattaaaaaactcaatactCTCCCTGCATAACCTTTACATCATATTTGTGAAGGGAATTAAGGGTCGCTTGAACCGCTTGTCTTCTGCCTGCGTTGGTGATATGGTCATGGCCACTGTCAAGAAGGGGAAGCCTGATCTCAGAAAGAAGGTTATGCCTGCTGTCATTGTTAGGCAGCGTAAGCCTTGGCGCCGAAAGGATAgtgttttcatgtattttgaagaTAATGCTGGTGTCATTGTGAACCCCAAAGGAGAAATGAAAGGCTCAGCAATTACCGGTCCAATTGGGAAGGAGTGTGCTGATCTTTGGCCTAGGATTGCAAGTGCAGCTAAAGCTAAGAGCTTTAATTTGTCTGTTCCTTTTTTTTGGGAATTATACTGTCGTTAA
- the LOC7497825 gene encoding arabinogalactan protein 41 gives MAGVSRVVAAVVALLVVFAIVLPIAQAQAPAPAPTSDGTSIDQGIAYVLMMVALALTYLIHAADLSHSF, from the exons atggctgGTGTTTCCAGGGTTGTTGCAGCTGTAGTTgctcttcttgttgtttttgcCATCGTTTTGCCCATTGCTCAGGCCCAAGCTCCTGCCCCTGCCCCTACCAGTGATG gGACATCAATTGACCAAGGCATTGCGTATGTGCTGATGATGGTGGCACTAGCACTCACGTACCTCATTCACGCGGCAGACTTATCCCACAGCTTCTGA